The proteins below are encoded in one region of Macrococcus armenti:
- the cspA gene encoding cold shock protein CspA, whose product MKQGTVKWFNAEKGFGFIEIEGENDVFVHFSAINQEGYKSLEEGQAVEFEVVEGDRGPQAANVVKL is encoded by the coding sequence ATGAAACAAGGTACAGTTAAATGGTTTAACGCAGAAAAAGGATTTGGATTCATCGAAATCGAAGGAGAAAACGACGTATTCGTACATTTCTCAGCGATCAATCAAGAAGGATACAAATCATTAGAAGAAGGACAAGCAGTGGAATTCGAAGTTGTTGAAGGCGACCGTGGACCACAAGCTGCTAACGTTGTTAAATTATAA
- a CDS encoding DUF1033 family protein has protein sequence MFEVVTIRTEYEGWWLFDDLWESVTDHQCFSSIQSAELYYMKRLEKLRERYKNEQIGKYNIHAFYNNCELEYCEDCGEDVQIFHSLIVFKDKKAYNMPF, from the coding sequence ATGTTCGAAGTCGTAACAATCCGTACTGAATATGAAGGTTGGTGGCTGTTTGATGATTTGTGGGAGAGTGTAACGGATCATCAGTGTTTCAGCTCAATCCAATCAGCCGAATTATATTATATGAAGCGTCTTGAGAAACTAAGAGAAAGATATAAAAATGAACAAATCGGCAAATATAATATTCATGCTTTTTATAATAACTGTGAGCTGGAATATTGCGAAGATTGTGGCGAAGATGTTCAAATTTTTCATAGTCTGATAGTATTTAAAGATAAAAAAGCATACAATATGCCATTCTAA
- a CDS encoding 5-bromo-4-chloroindolyl phosphate hydrolysis family protein — protein MKYNTSYFLGAIIAIPIAIITGIISMNVFQFEMWIDSLIMFLSYVGAYIPIQHKSAQSYLKEIGLTKSDYKYVRKQLKIASPKIKQLLIQYKKVRSINELKNVNEINKLARIIYKTVQKSPGKFFVVDSFFFSHLDNTVNLLNEYLYLSRMPHKSTEDQQLLSHAKLTLDELKRTLQADLRALNRDNVETMKVEIDLANKFTLQPQQNREQIEHMEEVPVQFKRSSQYDKERN, from the coding sequence ATGAAATATAATACTTCCTATTTTTTAGGAGCAATTATTGCAATTCCAATTGCGATTATAACCGGCATTATTTCAATGAATGTGTTCCAGTTTGAAATGTGGATAGATAGCTTAATCATGTTTTTATCATACGTTGGCGCATATATCCCTATCCAGCATAAATCAGCACAATCATACTTAAAAGAAATCGGTTTAACAAAAAGTGATTATAAATATGTAAGAAAGCAGTTAAAAATTGCATCTCCTAAAATTAAGCAACTATTAATCCAGTATAAAAAGGTTCGTTCAATAAATGAATTAAAAAATGTAAATGAAATTAATAAGCTTGCACGTATTATTTATAAAACTGTTCAAAAGTCACCAGGAAAATTCTTTGTGGTAGATAGCTTTTTCTTTTCTCATCTTGATAATACTGTTAATTTACTGAATGAATATTTATATTTATCACGTATGCCTCATAAGTCAACAGAAGATCAGCAACTTTTAAGTCATGCAAAGCTTACGCTCGATGAATTGAAACGTACATTGCAGGCAGACTTACGCGCATTGAATCGTGATAATGTTGAAACGATGAAAGTAGAAATTGATCTTGCAAATAAGTTTACGTTACAGCCACAACAAAATAGAGAACAAATTGAGCATATGGAAGAAGTTCCTGTTCAATTTAAACGCTCGTCACAATATGATAAAGAAAGGAATTAA